In Erigeron canadensis isolate Cc75 chromosome 6, C_canadensis_v1, whole genome shotgun sequence, the following are encoded in one genomic region:
- the LOC122603900 gene encoding 50S ribosomal protein L7/L12, which translates to MKKHSIKLITQSFLNPRFNSSIKPITTTIQQQQRFCTTPSPRVTEIVNELMNLTLLESADLTEVMRKKMGINEMPIMAVMMPGMGLKTGVKSGGGAAAAKAEEKSAEKTAFDLKLESGFDVGSKIKIIKEVRTFTDLGLKEAKDLVEKAPTLLKKGVPKEEADKIIEKMKAIGAKVVME; encoded by the coding sequence ATGAAGAAACACTCCATAAAACTCATCACACAATCTTTCTTAAACCCCAGATTCAATTCTTCAATCAAACCCATAACAACAACAATCCAACAACAACAAAGATTCTGCACAACACCCTCACCGCGAGTAACCGAAATCGTTAACGAGCTAATGAACCTAACACTATTAGAATCAGCAGACTTAACAGAAGTTATGAGGAAAAAAATGGGCATTAATGAGATGCCAATAATGGCTGTTATGATGCCTGGAATGGGGTTGAAAACAGGGGTCAAAAGTGGCGGTGGGGCGGCTGCTGCGAAAGCCGAAGAAAAGAGTGCAGAAAAGACTgcttttgatttgaaacttgaaagtggGTTTGATGTTGGATCAAAGATTAAGATAATTAAGGAAGTTAGGACTTTTACTGATTTGGGTTTGAAAGAAGCTAAAGACTTGGTTGAGAAAGCTCCTACTTTATTGAAGAAAGGCGTTCCGAAAGAGGAAGCCGACAAGATTATCGAGAAAATGAAGGCGATTGGTGCTAAAGTTGTTATGGAATGA
- the LOC122605678 gene encoding dehydrin Xero 1-like yields the protein MAQYGGEQYMKQEGQHKTSTTDHEYGHQNQLHSNTAAAGHHEMGTNIHSTTAAAHGGIGNTTGTTMGTTGHGYEEGKQHGGILHRTGSGSSSSSEDDGEGGRRKKKGVMQKIKEKLPGGDHGAVDDQCKTNPATATTIGGGTGVGHGYEGEEAGHEKKGLMDKIKDKLPGGNK from the exons ATGGCACAATATGGAGGTGAGCAATACATGAAGCAAGAGGGCCAACACAAGACTAGTACTACTGATCATGAGTATGGTCATCAGAACCAACTTCACTCCAACACTGCTGCTGCTGGTCATCATGAAATGGGAACCAACATCCACTCAACAACCGCAGCCGCCCATGGCGGCATCGGAAATACTACTGGAACCACCATGGGGACTACTGGTCATGGTTACGAAGAAGGGAAGCAGCACGGTGGCATCCTACACCGAACTGGGAGTGGCAGTTCCAGCTCT TCAGAGGATGATGGAGAGGGAGGAAGGAGGAAGAAGAAAGGTGTGATGCAAAAGATCAAGGAGAAGCTACCCGGCGGTGATCATGGCGCTGTCGATGATCAGTGCAAGACCAATCCAGCCACTGCCACCACCATAGGCGGCGGCACTGGTGTAGGACATGGATACGAGGGAGAGGAAGCAGGACATGAGAAGAAGGGATTGATGGATAAGATCAAGGACAAGTTGCCAGGGGGTAACAAGTAA
- the LOC122603946 gene encoding folate transporter 1, chloroplastic-like, translating into MTTTTTTTVSSGWSPWKDWQLENAVAGSIAGLATVTFTHPLDVVRTRFQVYDGRNPNLPCYRNTPHALFTIARSEGLRGLYAGFNPAVLGSTISWGLYFYFYNNAKQRYMKSRDKTGARIHLASAAEAGGLVCLFTNPIWVVKTRLQLQTPQLQAPPYAGFSDALKTILRDEGWRALYKGLLPGLFLVTHGAIQFTAYEELRKIIVEFKGIPNSSNAKNSDSLTTFDYAALGATSKLAAILATYPFQVIRSRLQQRPSVNGVPRYLDSRHALTKTAQLEGTKGFYRGITANLLKNLPAASITFIVYENVLNLLNRTKKND; encoded by the exons atgacgacgacgacgacgacaACCGTATCATCAGGATGGTCACCGTGGAAGGATTGGCAATTGGAAAACGCCGTTGCTGGATCCATCGCCGGCCTTGCCACCGTTACCTTTACCCATCCTCTCGACGTTGTCCGTACCAGATTCCAAG TGTATGATGGTCGGAACCCTAACCTCCCGTGCTACAGAAACACTCCCCATGCTCTCTTTACTATTGCTCGATCAGAG GGTCTCAGAGGGCTTTATGCCGGCTTTAATCCCGCGGTTTTAGGCTCAACTATCTCGTGGGGTCTATATTTCTATTT TTATAACAATGCTAAACAGAGGTATATGAAGAGTCGTGACAAGACAGGTGCACGTATTCATCTTGCTTCAGCCGCAGAAGCTGGAGGCTTG GTATGTCTTTTTACAAATCCTATATGGGTCGTGAAAACAAGATTACAACTTCAGACTCCTCAGCTCCAGGCTCCGCCGTATGCTGGTTTTAGTG ATGCTTTGAAAACCATATTGAGAGATGAAGGATGGAGGGCATTATACAAAGGGCTTTTACCTGGACTTTTTCTG GTCACTCATGGGGCCATTCAGTTTACAGCATACGAGGAGCTTCGTAAAATTATTGTTGAGTTTAAGGGTATACCAAATTCTTCCAATGCGAAAAATTCTGATTCACTG ACTACATTTGATTATGCCGCTTTAGGAGCTACTTCTAAACTGGCTGCCATCCTTGCAACATATCCTTTCCAG GTCATTCGTTCTCGCCTACAG CAACGGCCCAGTGTAAATGGGGTTCCAAGATATCTGGATAGCAGGCATGCTCTGACAAAAACTGCTCA GTTAGAGGGTACAAAAGGTTTTTATAGAGGCATTACAGCAAACCTTTTGAAAAATCTTCCTGCAGCTTCGATAACCTTCAttgtgtatgaaaatgttcTGAATTTGCTAAATCGGACAAAGAAGAACGACTGA
- the LOC122605778 gene encoding pentatricopeptide repeat-containing protein At5g44230: protein MMVSISRTITTTNTNILKLEQTLNPAKILETQLVSLLDTTTNLNQTKQIHAHIIRKALHQSSYLITKLIRVLTSKFNIPIDPYPLRTFQQVNNPNPFLYTALIRGYVVEGKIREGVSVYSLMRRNGVSPVSFTFTALLRQCGDVNGLNLGVQIHGQVIRVGGFGFDLFVGNSLIDMYVKCGVLEDARKVFDEMPERDVVSWTELIVAYVRRGEMDEAKMLFDGLVVKDMVVWTAMVMGFSQNGKPREALECFDKMVEDGVEFDDVTLASVVSACAQLGATKYARWVRDVAERAGFVGTDNVVIGSALIDMYAKCGCIEEARNVFDKMMKKNVYSYSSLILGYAMHGCAQEAIGLFEKMVKTDVKPNKVTFLGVLSACTHAGLVQHGRHFFESMEKDYGVTRNADHYTCTVDLLGRAGLIKEAYNVIKTMPIKPHAGVWGALLGACRVHRNPDLAEIAATHLFELEPNAIGNYILLSNTYALAQKWNDVSRIRALFRSKGLKKNPASSWVEGAKGVIHEFFAGDMTHPRTSEIKKELDSLLYKLMLDGYTPVLSSVPYNVSDDEKKRILSGHSEKLALAYGLLGDCGTIRIMKNVRICEDCHVVMCGASKISGREIIVRDNMRFHHFRNGVCSCSNYW from the coding sequence ATGATGGTTTCTATTTCTAGAACAATAACGACGACCAACACCAACATCCTTAAACTTGAACAAACCTTAAACCCTGCAAAAATCTTGGAAACACAACTGGTCTCCTTACTCGACACAACCACCAACCTTAATCAAACCAAACAAATCCACGCCCACATTATCCGCAAAGCCCTTCATCAATCTTCTTACCTAATCACTAAACTTATCCGCGTTTTAACTTCCAAATTTAACATCCCCATTGACCCGTACCCGTTACGTACATTTCAACAAGTGAATAATCCGAACCCGTTTTTGTATACGGCTTTAATTCGTGGGTATGTTGTGGAAGGAAAGATTAGAGAGGGAGTTAGTGTTTATAGTTTGATGAGACGAAACGGGGTTAGCCCGGTTTCGTTTACTTTTACTGCTTTGTTGAGACAATGTGGTGATGTTAATGGGCTGAATTTGGGTGTGCAGATTCATGGGCAGGTTATTCGGGTTGGTGGGTTTGGGTTTGATTTGTTTGTTGGGAATTCTTTGATTGACATGTATGTGAAATGTGGGGTTTTGGAGGACGCGcgtaaggtgtttgatgaaatgcctgaaCGAGATGTTGTTTCGTGGACGGAGTTGATTGTTGCGTATGTGAGACGTGGGGAAATGGATGAGGCAAAGATGTTGTTTGATGGGTTGGTTGTTAAGGATATGGTGGTGTGGACGGCGATGGTGATGGGGTTTTCTCAAAATGGGAAGCCGAGGGAAGCGTTGGAATGTTTTGATAAGATGGTTGAAGATGGGGTGGAGTTTGATGATGTTACTTTGGCTAGTGTTGTTTCGGCTTGTGCTCAGTTGGGTGCTACTAAGTATGCGAGATGGGTTAGAGATGTTGCTGAAAGGGCTGGGTTTGTTGGTACGGATAATGTGGTGATTGGGTCGGCGTTGATTGATATGTATGCTAAATGTGGTTGTATTGAAGAAGCACGTAATGTATTTGataaaatgatgaaaaagaaCGTTTATTCTTATAGTTCGTTGATTCTTGGATATGCAATGCATGGATGTGCACAAGAAGCGATTGGTTTGTTTGAAAAGATGGTGAAAACGGATGTTAAACCGAATAAAGTAACGTTCTTAGGAGTTTTAAGTGCTTGTACACATGCCGGTTTAGTACAACACGGTCGTCACTTTTTTGAATCCATGGAGAAAGACTATGGTGTAACACGAAATGCTGATCACTATACTTGTACGGTTGATCTTCTTGGAAGAGCTGGTTTGATTAAAGAAGCCTATAATGTCATCAAAACAATGCCAATTAAACCACATGCGGGCGTGTGGGGAGCATTGCTTGGTGCTTGTCGTGTCCATAGAAATCCCGACCTTGCTGAAATAGCTGCTACGCATTTATTTGAGCTTGAACCAAACGCTATAGGAAACTACATACTCCTCTCAAACACATATGCTTTAGCACAAAAATGGAATGATGTTTCAAGAATCCGGGCATTGTTTAGATCAAAGGGTTTGAAGAAGAACCCTGCAAGTAGTTGGGTAGAAGGGGCAAAAGGGGTTATTCACGAGTTTTTTGCTGGCGACATGACTCATCCAAGGACATCTGAGATCAAGAAAGAGTTGGACAGTCTTCTTTATAAGTTAATGTTAGATGGGTATACACCAGTTTTGAGCTCTGTACCATATAACGTGAGTGACGATGAAAAGAAGAGGATATTGTCTGGGCATAGTGAAAAGCTAGCGCTCGCGTATGGATTGCTTGGCGACTGCGGGACTATTAGGATTATGAAGAATGTAAGAATATGCGAAGATTGTCATGTAGTCATGTGTGGAGCTTCAAAGATTAGTGGTAGAGAGATTATCGTTAGAGATAAcatgagatttcatcattttcGGAACGGTGTATGTTCTTGTAGTAACTATTGGtga